In Variovorax paradoxus, a single genomic region encodes these proteins:
- a CDS encoding indolepyruvate ferredoxin oxidoreductase family protein: MNAPLPAHIRKALETVTLDDKYSLDYGRAFMSGVQALVKLPMLQRLRDQQAGKNTAGFISGYRGSPLGGYDQALWKASKFLKEQNIVFQPGVNEELAATALWGTQQLGFSPQGTNKFDGVFGIWYGKGPGVDRCSDVFKHANMAGTTEYGGVIAVAGDDHISKSSTAAHQSDHIFKACGTPVFFPANVQEILDLGIHAFALSRFSGVWSGMKTIQEIVESSATAMIDPERVEIVIPTDFEMPPGGLHIRWPDHALEQEARLMHYKWYAALAYIRANRLNHNVIQGPNDRFGIMASGKAFNDTRQALIDLGLDDAACRQLGIRLHKVGVVWPLEAQLTREFATGLQEILVVEEKRQVIEYQLKEELYNWRSDVRPNVVGKFDEGEVHAAEGYSGGEWSMPNPTAHTLLRANADLNPAMIAKAIAGRLRKTGLLAAAGADMAARIDAQLAILEAKERSMVVQQASTSVVDATRQPWFCSGCPHNTSTVVPEGSRAMGGIGCHFMATWMDRSTIGFTQMGGEGVPWVGQQPFTTDQHIFANLGDGTYFHSGLLAIRQSIAAGVNITYKILYNDAVAMTGGQQVGERPEGHSVLQIAESLHAEGAVKVVIVTDEPEKYEGVSIPGDHVQVKHRDLLDDIQREFRKIPGTTAIIYDQTCATEKRRRRKRGTAVDPAKRVVINELVCEGCGDCSVQSNCLSVEPLETEFGRKRAINQSSCNKDMSCLKGFCPSFVSVEGGQLKKKGKNKAATPAEFGLMPEPAIPSLAGGKVWGVVVAGVGGTGVITIGQLLGMAAHIEAKGIVTQDAAGLAQKGGATWSHVLIGDTQDDIRTTRVGTAAADLILACDPLVTVNGETMARMREGRTHVALNSHSSPTAAFVRNANWQNPEDACAAEIARAVGIDAMGTFDADAAATTLMGDSIYVNPMILGYAWQKGWIPLEHESLMRAIELNAVAVENNKTAFEWGRQAAVRPEELQKRVRPGQIIEFKKRESVESLVARRVEFLTGYQNAAYADEYKQFVGKVQRAEAAVGKSTALTEAVARYLFKLMAYKDEYEVARLHTDRAFLERIEGMFEGDYKLNYHLAPPLIAKRNSKGQLQKQKFGPWMLTGFKLLAKLKGVRGTALDIFGRTEERKTERALIGEYRASIEEVIGALRADNHALALEIAGLPEQIRGYGHVKDRNLAAARSRWSELMGKWRNPQAQRAAA, translated from the coding sequence ATGAATGCACCGCTGCCCGCGCACATTCGCAAGGCCCTAGAGACGGTCACGCTCGACGACAAATACTCACTCGACTACGGCCGGGCCTTCATGAGCGGCGTCCAGGCCCTCGTCAAGCTGCCCATGCTGCAGCGCCTGCGGGACCAGCAGGCCGGCAAGAACACCGCCGGCTTCATCAGCGGCTATCGCGGCTCTCCGCTCGGCGGCTATGACCAGGCCCTGTGGAAGGCCAGCAAGTTCCTCAAGGAACAGAACATCGTCTTCCAGCCCGGCGTGAACGAAGAGCTGGCCGCCACCGCGCTGTGGGGCACCCAGCAACTGGGCTTCTCCCCGCAGGGCACCAACAAGTTCGACGGCGTCTTCGGCATCTGGTACGGCAAGGGCCCGGGCGTGGACCGCTGCTCCGACGTGTTCAAGCACGCCAACATGGCCGGCACCACCGAGTACGGCGGCGTGATCGCGGTGGCGGGCGACGACCACATCTCCAAGAGCAGCACGGCCGCGCACCAGAGCGACCACATCTTCAAGGCCTGCGGCACGCCGGTGTTCTTTCCGGCGAACGTGCAGGAAATCCTCGACCTAGGCATCCACGCCTTCGCGCTGAGCCGTTTCTCGGGCGTGTGGTCGGGCATGAAGACGATCCAGGAAATCGTCGAATCGAGCGCCACGGCCATGATCGACCCCGAGCGCGTCGAGATCGTCATCCCCACCGACTTCGAAATGCCGCCCGGCGGCCTGCACATCCGCTGGCCCGACCATGCGCTCGAGCAGGAAGCCCGGCTCATGCACTACAAGTGGTACGCAGCGCTGGCCTACATCCGCGCCAACCGGCTGAACCACAACGTCATCCAGGGTCCGAACGACCGCTTCGGCATCATGGCCAGCGGCAAGGCCTTCAACGACACGCGCCAGGCGCTGATCGACCTGGGCCTGGACGACGCGGCCTGCCGCCAGCTCGGCATCCGCCTGCACAAGGTGGGCGTGGTGTGGCCGCTGGAAGCGCAGCTCACGCGCGAGTTCGCCACCGGCCTGCAGGAGATCCTGGTGGTCGAGGAAAAGCGCCAGGTCATCGAATACCAGCTCAAGGAAGAGCTCTACAACTGGCGCTCCGATGTGCGGCCCAACGTGGTCGGCAAGTTCGACGAGGGCGAGGTGCACGCGGCCGAGGGCTACTCCGGCGGCGAATGGTCGATGCCCAACCCGACCGCCCACACGCTCCTACGCGCCAACGCCGACCTGAACCCCGCGATGATCGCCAAGGCCATCGCCGGGCGGCTGCGCAAGACCGGCCTGCTGGCCGCGGCCGGCGCCGACATGGCCGCGCGCATCGACGCCCAGCTCGCCATCCTCGAGGCCAAGGAGCGTTCGATGGTGGTGCAGCAGGCCTCCACCAGCGTGGTCGACGCCACGCGCCAGCCCTGGTTCTGCTCGGGCTGCCCGCACAACACCAGCACCGTGGTGCCCGAGGGCTCGCGTGCGATGGGCGGCATCGGCTGCCACTTCATGGCGACCTGGATGGACCGCTCCACCATCGGCTTCACGCAGATGGGCGGCGAGGGCGTGCCGTGGGTGGGCCAGCAGCCCTTCACCACCGACCAGCACATCTTCGCGAACCTGGGCGACGGCACCTACTTCCACAGCGGCCTGCTCGCCATCCGCCAGAGCATCGCGGCCGGCGTGAACATCACCTACAAGATCCTCTACAACGACGCGGTCGCCATGACCGGCGGCCAGCAGGTCGGCGAGCGGCCCGAAGGCCACTCGGTGCTGCAGATCGCCGAGAGCCTGCATGCCGAAGGTGCGGTGAAGGTCGTGATCGTGACCGATGAGCCCGAGAAATACGAGGGCGTGAGCATCCCGGGCGACCATGTGCAGGTCAAGCACCGCGACCTGCTGGACGACATCCAGCGCGAGTTCCGCAAGATCCCCGGCACCACGGCCATCATCTACGACCAGACCTGCGCCACCGAGAAGCGCCGCCGCCGCAAGCGGGGCACGGCCGTCGATCCGGCCAAGCGCGTGGTCATCAACGAACTGGTGTGCGAAGGCTGCGGCGACTGCAGCGTGCAGAGCAACTGCCTGAGCGTGGAGCCGCTGGAGACCGAGTTCGGCCGCAAGCGCGCCATCAACCAGAGCAGCTGCAACAAGGACATGAGCTGCCTGAAGGGCTTCTGCCCTAGCTTCGTCTCGGTCGAGGGCGGCCAGCTCAAGAAGAAGGGCAAGAACAAGGCGGCCACGCCGGCGGAGTTCGGCCTGATGCCCGAGCCGGCGATTCCGTCGCTCGCGGGCGGCAAGGTCTGGGGCGTGGTGGTGGCGGGCGTCGGCGGCACCGGCGTGATCACCATCGGCCAGCTGCTGGGCATGGCCGCGCACATCGAGGCCAAGGGCATCGTCACGCAGGACGCGGCCGGCCTGGCGCAAAAGGGCGGCGCCACCTGGAGCCACGTGCTCATCGGCGACACGCAGGACGACATCCGCACCACGCGTGTCGGCACCGCGGCGGCCGACCTGATCCTGGCCTGCGACCCGCTGGTCACGGTCAACGGCGAAACCATGGCGCGCATGCGCGAAGGGCGCACGCACGTGGCGCTCAACAGCCACAGTTCGCCCACCGCCGCCTTCGTGCGCAATGCCAACTGGCAGAACCCCGAGGACGCCTGCGCCGCCGAGATCGCGCGCGCCGTGGGCATCGACGCCATGGGCACCTTCGACGCCGATGCCGCCGCCACCACGCTGATGGGCGACAGCATCTACGTCAACCCGATGATCCTGGGCTACGCCTGGCAGAAGGGCTGGATCCCGCTGGAGCACGAGTCGCTCATGCGCGCCATCGAGCTGAACGCCGTGGCCGTCGAGAACAACAAGACGGCCTTCGAGTGGGGCCGCCAGGCGGCGGTGCGGCCCGAAGAGCTGCAAAAGCGCGTGCGCCCCGGCCAGATCATCGAGTTCAAGAAGCGCGAATCGGTCGAAAGCCTGGTGGCACGCCGCGTGGAGTTCCTGACCGGCTACCAGAACGCCGCCTACGCCGACGAATACAAGCAGTTCGTGGGCAAGGTGCAGCGGGCCGAGGCGGCCGTCGGCAAGAGCACGGCGCTGACCGAGGCGGTCGCGCGCTATCTGTTCAAGCTGATGGCGTACAAGGACGAGTACGAAGTCGCCCGCCTGCACACCGACCGCGCCTTCCTCGAGCGCATCGAAGGCATGTTCGAGGGTGACTACAAGCTCAACTACCACCTGGCGCCGCCGCTCATCGCCAAGAGGAACAGCAAGGGCCAGCTGCAGAAGCAGAAGTTCGGCCCCTGGATGCTCACCGGCTTCAAGCTGCTCGCGAAGCTCAAGGGCGTGCGCGGCACCGCGCTCGACATCTTCGGCCGCACCGAGGAGCGCAAGACCGAGCGCGCGCTGATCGGCGAGTACCGCGCCAGCATCGAGGAAGTGATCGGCGCGCTGCGTGCCGACAACCACGCGCTGGCGCTCGAAATCGCCGGCCTGCCGGAGCAGATCCGCGGCTACGGCCACGTCAAGGATCGCAACCTCGCGGCCGCCCGCAGCCGCTGGAGCGAGCTGATGGGCAAGTGGCGCAATCCGCAGGCGCAGCGCGCGGCCGCCTGA
- a CDS encoding Lrp/AsnC family transcriptional regulator, producing the protein MESIDKFDLAILQELQADGRLTNAELAQRVGLSAAPCWRRVRALEEAGFIKGYHAEIDRHKIGLGVLAFVRVDTERVTHEATRKLEDAIRKLPDVVACHYISGTGTFELQVVAQDLDSFSAFARQHLMNLPNVKDLHTSFSLGEVKASSALPLGHLAR; encoded by the coding sequence ATGGAAAGCATTGACAAGTTCGACCTTGCAATCCTGCAAGAACTGCAGGCCGACGGCCGCCTCACCAACGCCGAGCTGGCGCAGCGCGTGGGCCTCTCTGCTGCGCCCTGCTGGCGCCGGGTGCGCGCGCTGGAGGAAGCCGGCTTCATCAAGGGCTACCACGCCGAGATCGACCGCCACAAGATCGGCCTGGGCGTGCTGGCCTTCGTGCGCGTGGACACCGAGCGCGTGACGCACGAAGCCACGCGCAAGCTGGAAGACGCCATCCGCAAGCTGCCCGACGTGGTGGCCTGCCACTACATCAGCGGCACGGGCACCTTCGAGCTGCAGGTGGTGGCGCAGGACCTGGACAGCTTCTCGGCCTTCGCGCGCCAGCACCTGATGAATCTGCCGAACGTGAAAGACCTGCACACCAGCTTCTCGCTGGGCGAGGTGAAGGCCAGCAGCGCACTGCCGCTGGGGCACCTGGCGCGCTGA
- a CDS encoding roadblock/LC7 domain-containing protein, producing the protein MNISRLLKLKAASEAQRILEDIAGVTTVVIATPDGFEIASASLRDVDPSRIAAMASSISAMGAVVSQEARLGRCKCTTVATDDGFALFSPVRNGETELVVNVIAGASAVLAQVMYRTAACVKLLEAHQPEEAQQAS; encoded by the coding sequence TTGAACATCAGCCGTCTTCTCAAGCTCAAGGCCGCCTCCGAGGCGCAGCGCATCCTGGAGGACATCGCGGGCGTGACCACCGTGGTCATCGCCACGCCCGACGGCTTCGAGATCGCCAGCGCCAGCCTGCGCGATGTCGATCCGTCGCGCATCGCGGCCATGGCCAGCTCCATTTCCGCCATGGGCGCTGTCGTGTCGCAGGAAGCGCGGCTGGGCCGCTGCAAGTGCACGACCGTGGCCACCGACGACGGCTTCGCCCTGTTCAGCCCGGTGCGCAACGGCGAGACCGAACTGGTGGTGAACGTGATCGCCGGCGCCAGCGCGGTGCTTGCGCAGGTCATGTACCGCACCGCCGCCTGCGTGAAGCTGCTCGAGGCGCACCAGCCCGAAGAAGCGCAGCAGGCGTCCTAG
- a CDS encoding GTP-binding protein, which produces MREYKLVFTGPMGVGKTTAIAAISERAPISTDVANADASVAKATTTVGLDFGELTLDNGDRLRLYGTPGQSRFDFMWKILVRDALGLAILLDNSRPAPLEDLATYLDGFADALQDMPCALGISRSESHPSPSLDDYARALHARGLVMPVLAVDLRKGSDVISLIETLLMQIEVSDTGATL; this is translated from the coding sequence TTGAGGGAATACAAACTCGTCTTCACGGGGCCGATGGGCGTCGGCAAGACCACCGCCATCGCCGCCATCAGCGAGCGGGCACCCATTTCCACCGACGTCGCTAACGCCGACGCCTCGGTGGCCAAGGCCACCACCACCGTGGGCCTGGACTTCGGGGAGCTCACGCTGGACAACGGCGACCGGCTGCGCCTGTACGGCACGCCGGGGCAGAGCCGCTTCGACTTCATGTGGAAGATCCTGGTCCGCGACGCGCTGGGCCTGGCCATCCTGCTGGACAACTCGCGCCCCGCGCCGCTGGAAGACCTGGCCACCTACCTCGACGGCTTTGCCGACGCGCTGCAGGACATGCCCTGCGCGCTGGGCATCAGCCGCAGCGAGTCCCATCCGTCGCCGTCGCTGGACGACTACGCACGCGCACTCCACGCCCGCGGGCTGGTGATGCCGGTGCTGGCCGTCGACCTGCGAAAAGGCAGCGACGTCATTTCACTGATCGAGACGCTCCTGATGCAGATCGAAGTCTCAGACACCGGAGCCACCCTTTGA
- a CDS encoding basic amino acid ABC transporter substrate-binding protein yields the protein MNRIRRVISLGLVATAATFALGAQAQNRELTVASSATYAPFAFENKDKQIVGFDIDIINAIAKQQGLKIKIVNTPFTGIFGALNNGDVDLVISGVTINDKRKQSYDFTPPYFAARQLIALPKNSKVTSLKDLAGKKIAVVSASTADDIASREFGKTSPDIRRFESTPLIISELAGGGVDAAMGDNGVIAYRVAQNPDLKTIDDKSFPEEGFGIVVKKGDKALLDKLTAGLAAIRADGSYVTIYKKWFNKDPNVR from the coding sequence ATGAACCGCATCCGGCGCGTCATTTCACTCGGCCTCGTTGCCACCGCCGCCACCTTCGCGCTCGGTGCCCAGGCCCAGAACCGCGAACTCACGGTGGCTTCCAGCGCCACCTACGCGCCCTTCGCCTTCGAGAACAAGGACAAGCAGATCGTCGGCTTCGACATCGACATCATCAACGCCATCGCCAAGCAGCAGGGCCTGAAGATCAAGATCGTCAACACGCCCTTCACCGGCATCTTCGGCGCGCTGAACAACGGCGACGTCGACCTCGTGATCTCGGGCGTCACCATCAACGACAAGCGCAAGCAGAGCTACGACTTCACGCCGCCCTACTTCGCGGCCCGCCAGCTGATCGCGTTGCCGAAGAACAGCAAGGTCACCTCGCTGAAGGACCTGGCCGGCAAGAAGATCGCCGTGGTGAGCGCCTCCACCGCCGACGACATCGCCTCGCGCGAATTCGGCAAGACCAGCCCCGACATCCGCCGCTTCGAGAGCACGCCGCTCATCATTTCCGAGCTGGCCGGCGGCGGCGTCGACGCGGCCATGGGCGACAACGGCGTCATTGCCTACCGCGTGGCGCAGAACCCCGACCTGAAGACCATCGACGACAAATCCTTCCCCGAGGAAGGCTTCGGCATCGTCGTGAAGAAGGGCGACAAGGCCCTGCTGGACAAGCTCACCGCCGGCCTCGCGGCCATCCGCGCCGACGGCAGCTACGTGACCATCTACAAGAAGTGGTTCAACAAGGACCCGAACGTGCGCTGA
- a CDS encoding amino acid ABC transporter permease, giving the protein MEQPVLLFGWFRWDILVEYKDLFWQGAWMTLRMTVVCVLLGSSWGLCLALARLAQPRHAPWTWVARFFLRWPATVYVSFFRGTPLFVQILLIHFAVMPVFIHPTSGLLIDGELARTLKQEHGALISGVVALTLNSAAYISEVFRAGIQSISRGQFDAGRSLGFSPAQVMRYVVLPQAFRRMLPPLGNNAIALLKDTSLVSAIGLAELAYAARTVAGAYARYWEPYLAISVIYWVMTLVLTTLLRRLEIRLARSDRG; this is encoded by the coding sequence ATGGAACAACCGGTGCTGCTGTTCGGATGGTTCCGCTGGGACATCCTGGTCGAATACAAGGACCTGTTCTGGCAGGGCGCATGGATGACGCTGCGCATGACGGTGGTCTGCGTGCTGCTGGGTTCCAGCTGGGGCCTGTGCCTGGCGCTCGCGCGGCTGGCGCAGCCGCGCCACGCGCCCTGGACCTGGGTCGCGCGCTTCTTCCTGCGCTGGCCGGCCACGGTGTACGTGAGCTTCTTCCGCGGCACGCCGCTGTTCGTGCAGATCCTGCTGATCCACTTCGCGGTGATGCCGGTGTTCATCCACCCGACCTCGGGCCTGCTGATCGACGGCGAACTGGCGCGCACGCTCAAGCAGGAGCACGGCGCGCTCATCTCGGGCGTGGTGGCCCTCACGCTCAACTCGGCGGCCTACATCTCCGAGGTGTTCCGCGCCGGCATCCAGTCGATCTCGCGCGGGCAGTTCGACGCCGGCCGCTCGCTCGGTTTCTCGCCCGCGCAGGTGATGCGCTACGTGGTGCTGCCGCAGGCCTTCCGCCGCATGCTGCCGCCGCTGGGCAACAACGCCATCGCGCTGCTGAAAGACACCTCGCTGGTCTCCGCCATCGGCCTGGCCGAGCTGGCCTACGCCGCCCGCACCGTGGCCGGCGCCTATGCGCGCTACTGGGAGCCGTACCTCGCGATCTCGGTGATCTACTGGGTGATGACGCTGGTGCTGACCACGCTGCTGCGGCGCCTGGAAATCCGCCTCGCGCGCAGCGATCGGGGCTGA
- a CDS encoding MFS transporter, with protein sequence MPPISPEETPIPPQRPQPSKLAALEPLKLPVFRMLWSTWLIANICMWMNDVAAAWMMTSLTTSPIWVALVQSASTLPVFLLGLPSGALADILDRRRWLVATQFWLAGTAVVLCAALALDLMTAPLLLALTFANGIGLALRWPVFAAIVPELVPRPQLPAALGLNGIAMNASRIVGPLTAGMLIASAGTVWVFALNAVLSVASGFVVLRWRREHTPNPLGREKLVSAMRVGVQFVRQSQRMRAVLTRISIFFFHSTALLALLPLLARNLEGGGAGTFTLLLAAMGSGAIIAVLFLPRLRQALGRDQLVLRGTLLQSGATAVMAVAPNAWVAVPAMFFGGMAWITVANSLSVSAQLALPDWVRARGMSMYQMAIMGASAIGAAIWGQVATIGTLQISLVIAAASGTLLMLAALRWVTDVSGEDDTRPAQAGWAAGPPAEAPQEDGRVVITVEFLIDPARAAAFHLVMQQTRRARLSQGAIGWELLHDIAQPERYVEQIVDESWTDHLRRFNRATASDMALRERRLAFHLGESPPVVTRYVVRR encoded by the coding sequence ATGCCACCCATATCCCCCGAAGAAACGCCTATCCCGCCCCAGCGGCCGCAGCCCTCGAAGCTCGCGGCCCTCGAGCCCCTCAAGCTCCCCGTGTTCCGCATGCTGTGGAGCACCTGGCTCATCGCCAACATCTGCATGTGGATGAACGATGTGGCCGCCGCGTGGATGATGACCTCGCTGACCACCTCGCCCATCTGGGTGGCGCTGGTGCAGTCGGCCTCCACCTTGCCGGTGTTCCTGCTGGGCCTGCCCAGCGGCGCGCTGGCCGACATCCTCGATCGCCGGCGCTGGCTGGTGGCCACGCAGTTCTGGCTGGCCGGCACCGCCGTCGTGCTGTGCGCCGCGCTGGCGCTCGACCTCATGACCGCCCCGCTGCTGCTGGCGCTGACCTTTGCCAACGGCATCGGCCTGGCGCTGCGCTGGCCGGTGTTCGCGGCCATCGTGCCCGAGCTGGTGCCCCGGCCGCAGCTGCCGGCGGCGCTGGGTCTGAACGGCATCGCCATGAACGCCTCGCGCATCGTCGGGCCGCTCACGGCCGGCATGCTCATCGCGAGCGCGGGCACCGTGTGGGTGTTCGCGCTCAACGCGGTGCTGTCGGTGGCCTCGGGCTTCGTGGTGCTGCGCTGGCGGCGCGAGCACACGCCCAACCCGCTGGGCCGCGAGAAGCTGGTGAGCGCGATGCGCGTGGGCGTGCAGTTCGTGCGGCAGTCGCAGCGCATGCGCGCTGTGCTCACGCGCATCTCGATCTTCTTCTTCCACTCCACCGCCCTGCTGGCGTTGCTGCCGCTGCTGGCGCGCAACCTGGAGGGCGGCGGCGCCGGCACCTTCACCCTGCTGCTGGCGGCGATGGGCTCGGGCGCGATCATCGCGGTGCTGTTCCTGCCTCGGCTGCGCCAGGCGCTGGGACGCGACCAGCTGGTGCTGCGCGGCACGCTGCTGCAGTCGGGCGCCACGGCGGTGATGGCGGTCGCGCCCAATGCATGGGTCGCGGTGCCGGCGATGTTCTTCGGCGGCATGGCCTGGATCACGGTGGCCAACTCGCTCTCGGTGTCGGCGCAGCTGGCGCTGCCCGACTGGGTGCGGGCGCGCGGCATGTCGATGTACCAGATGGCCATCATGGGCGCCAGCGCCATCGGCGCCGCGATCTGGGGGCAGGTGGCGACCATCGGCACGCTGCAGATCAGCCTGGTCATCGCCGCCGCGAGCGGCACGCTGCTGATGCTCGCGGCCCTGCGCTGGGTGACCGACGTGAGCGGCGAGGACGACACCCGCCCCGCCCAGGCCGGCTGGGCCGCCGGGCCGCCGGCCGAGGCGCCGCAGGAAGACGGCCGCGTGGTGATCACGGTCGAGTTCCTGATCGACCCTGCGCGCGCCGCCGCCTTCCACCTCGTGATGCAGCAGACCCGCCGCGCACGCCTGAGCCAGGGCGCCATCGGCTGGGAGCTGCTGCACGACATCGCGCAGCCCGAGCGCTATGTGGAGCAGATCGTCGACGAGTCGTGGACCGACCACCTGCGCCGCTTCAACCGCGCCACGGCCTCCGACATGGCGCTGCGCGAACGGCGGCTGGCCTTCCACCTGGGCGAATCGCCGCCGGTGGTCACCCGGTACGTGGTGCGGCGCTGA
- a CDS encoding autotransporter outer membrane beta-barrel domain-containing protein, with the protein MHIERTHRFPRHIPVPLVSSLAAVLAALTGGGAHAACGPTLTPATGDTVVCDGTTGGSTSVTAQPGSTGVGITVNAGATLSTNATQALLVRDGSSITNNGTISISGGSGGTRGAMISTGNDNTLTNNGTIRTTSGGTVGMLVTLTSSTRTLLTNTGSITTTGGASHGISTLGPGNTVINSGTIDVSGTAAKGVYLQGGNLVANLLVNTGTIRATGANTSTTNGFASAVHVNTLSASFFSQVENRAGGVLSSASDYGYRGQNGNDTLINAGFIEGHGGSNNDGAILMGGGGTGTLILQTGSVIRGAADGGNASSDAFLEGSGTIDNAFRNFQNLTMRGTRWSWQTDASFSNSIRIESGRFDLPATLASPSIAVLPGATVAGTGTFAGNVTNQGTLLPGPNDGVNFGAFTVRGNYFGGSGALVQVNTVLAGDNAPSDKLVIDGGAASGGTGLRVVNRGGLGAPTLADGILVVQAVNGGTTAAKAFSLTQPVEAGAYDYHLFRGGVAGGNPDNWYLRNSGYAVGGTVVGTPEEAIEIMGQVPGGAASLDPVHLYRPEVALYSSMPLVVRRLGLAQLGSFHDRQGDQQLLAGDEGSQASWGRVFGESTRQRLNGDANPQFDGSISGLQLGHDVLIATDAAGGRNRVGVLGGYTRASGDTSGSAGGLANAATGRLSIEGYSLGAYWTRVASTGWYSDAVLMATRFSTDARSTLGRGGTSHGNAVTASLEAGYPLALGDGVTLQPQAQLIWQRSSIDSFDDGISAVGFQRDNTVTGRLGARLEGNFSAGGGTWKPYLKANLWHTFSGSNAIFFGPTDQVVNRRNASALEVGVGLVGQLNKVMALYGGLTYISAIGNTQQTGVQGQLGLRLRW; encoded by the coding sequence ATGCATATCGAGCGAACGCATCGATTTCCGCGCCACATCCCGGTTCCCCTTGTTTCATCTCTCGCGGCGGTCCTTGCCGCACTCACAGGCGGCGGCGCGCACGCCGCCTGCGGTCCCACTCTTACGCCCGCCACCGGTGACACGGTGGTCTGCGACGGCACCACCGGCGGCTCGACCAGCGTGACCGCCCAGCCGGGCAGCACCGGCGTCGGCATCACGGTGAACGCCGGTGCCACGCTGAGCACCAATGCCACCCAGGCGCTGCTGGTGCGCGACGGCAGCAGCATCACCAACAACGGCACGATCAGCATCTCGGGCGGCTCGGGTGGTACGCGCGGCGCGATGATCTCCACCGGCAACGACAACACACTGACCAACAACGGCACCATCCGCACCACGAGCGGAGGCACGGTGGGCATGCTGGTGACGTTGACGAGCAGCACCCGCACGCTGCTCACGAACACCGGCAGCATCACCACCACGGGCGGCGCCTCGCACGGCATTTCCACGCTGGGGCCGGGCAATACCGTCATCAACAGCGGCACCATCGACGTCAGCGGCACCGCGGCCAAGGGCGTCTACCTGCAGGGCGGCAACCTCGTCGCCAACCTGCTGGTCAATACCGGCACCATCCGCGCGACAGGCGCCAACACTTCGACCACCAACGGCTTCGCGAGCGCGGTGCATGTGAACACGCTCAGCGCGAGCTTCTTCTCGCAGGTCGAGAACCGGGCCGGCGGCGTGCTCTCCAGCGCCAGCGACTACGGCTACCGAGGACAGAACGGCAACGACACGCTGATCAATGCCGGCTTCATCGAAGGGCACGGCGGCAGCAACAACGACGGCGCGATCCTCATGGGCGGCGGCGGCACCGGCACGCTGATCCTGCAGACCGGCTCGGTCATCAGGGGTGCGGCCGACGGCGGCAACGCAAGCAGCGATGCATTCCTCGAAGGCAGCGGCACCATCGACAACGCCTTTCGCAATTTCCAGAATCTCACGATGCGCGGCACCCGGTGGTCGTGGCAGACCGACGCGAGCTTCTCCAACTCGATCCGCATCGAGTCCGGCCGCTTCGACCTGCCCGCGACGCTAGCCAGCCCCAGCATCGCCGTGCTGCCCGGCGCCACGGTCGCAGGTACCGGCACCTTCGCGGGCAACGTGACGAACCAGGGCACCTTGCTGCCTGGCCCCAATGACGGCGTCAACTTCGGCGCCTTCACGGTGCGCGGCAACTACTTCGGCGGAAGCGGCGCGCTGGTGCAGGTCAACACGGTGCTGGCCGGCGACAACGCGCCGTCGGACAAGCTGGTGATCGACGGCGGTGCGGCCTCGGGCGGCACCGGGCTGCGCGTCGTCAACCGCGGCGGGCTGGGGGCGCCCACGCTGGCCGACGGCATCCTGGTGGTGCAGGCGGTCAACGGCGGCACCACTGCGGCCAAAGCCTTCTCGCTGACGCAGCCGGTCGAGGCCGGTGCCTACGACTACCACCTGTTCCGGGGCGGCGTCGCGGGCGGCAACCCCGACAACTGGTACCTGCGCAACAGCGGCTATGCGGTCGGCGGAACAGTGGTGGGCACTCCGGAGGAGGCCATCGAGATCATGGGGCAGGTACCGGGTGGCGCGGCGTCGCTGGACCCCGTCCACCTGTATCGCCCCGAAGTCGCGCTCTACAGCAGCATGCCGCTGGTGGTTCGCCGTCTCGGACTTGCGCAGCTGGGCAGCTTCCACGACCGGCAGGGCGACCAGCAGTTGCTTGCGGGCGACGAAGGCTCGCAGGCCTCGTGGGGCCGCGTGTTCGGCGAAAGCACGCGGCAACGCCTGAACGGCGATGCAAATCCGCAGTTCGACGGCAGCATCTCCGGCCTGCAGCTCGGCCACGATGTCCTGATCGCCACCGACGCCGCGGGCGGGCGCAACCGGGTCGGCGTGCTGGGCGGCTACACCCGCGCCAGCGGCGACACCAGCGGCTCGGCCGGCGGCCTGGCCAACGCAGCCACCGGGCGCCTGAGCATCGAGGGCTACAGCCTGGGCGCCTACTGGACCCGCGTGGCCAGCACCGGCTGGTACAGCGACGCCGTGCTCATGGCCACGCGCTTCAGCACCGACGCGCGCTCCACGCTCGGCCGCGGCGGCACGTCGCACGGCAACGCGGTGACGGCCTCGCTCGAGGCCGGCTACCCGCTGGCCCTGGGCGACGGCGTCACGCTGCAGCCGCAGGCGCAACTGATCTGGCAGCGCAGCAGCATCGACAGCTTCGACGACGGCATCTCCGCCGTGGGCTTCCAGCGCGACAACACCGTCACGGGACGGCTGGGCGCGCGGCTGGAGGGCAACTTCAGCGCCGGCGGCGGCACCTGGAAGCCCTACCTCAAGGCCAACCTGTGGCACACCTTCAGCGGCAGCAACGCGATCTTCTTCGGACCCACCGACCAGGTCGTGAACCGCCGCAACGCGAGCGCGCTGGAAGTCGGCGTGGGCTTGGTCGGGCAGCTGAACAAGGTGATGGCGCTTTACGGCGGCCTGACCTATATCAGCGCCATCGGCAACACCCAGCAGACCGGCGTGCAGGGCCAGTTGGGGTTGCGGCTGCGCTGGTAG